One Desulfobacterales bacterium DNA window includes the following coding sequences:
- the cas1 gene encoding CRISPR-associated endonuclease Cas1 encodes HETITRGDYRPAAFQGFTIPKKSGGARLIAVADPRDHLVQKMLHTLLTPVFDRMFEECSIGFRRGRSRQQARRVVTAAVRQGFTHVLESDVESFFDSVDWQLMLERLANLLPRADHLTYSLLERFIKADLTVNNRPCPRDRGLIQGMVLAPLLANLFLDTFDEKMNALGYRMVRYGDDFLVLTRSLEEGKKAREDAANILKRLGLELKDEKTAVTALDAGFSFLGFDFGPELDEEFIDRTALRKTVFIRSMYAFAGIDSGSLIIRKGGRLITRLPMSRIGEIVIFGNNTVSARLLHQCSRENIPVSFCRAAGRYVNTLRPDSRAYFVIAARHARRFETTPAEQRRAIAGRIAAAKLAGYSSWFAGRYGSRTKRVCALLQTRINSIMEAKTVETVRGLEGEATGRIYEFLRPLFVDTAFRSARRLPRAKCDPWNVLTDFTSFLFFSKLNVLLRSQGLNPYLGFLHSHKDNYESLVCDLQEPFRARMDRFVLKTVNRRVVRSEHFEFSSQYKTFHMKSEGIGPFLEAFEREMNVRLAGDGGTLKQLLVAQVQVLRRWVDGKGKLFFYQPR; translated from the coding sequence GCACGAAACCATAACCAGGGGCGACTACCGGCCCGCCGCCTTCCAGGGATTTACCATCCCGAAGAAATCGGGCGGCGCCCGATTAATCGCCGTGGCCGACCCCCGGGACCACCTGGTCCAGAAGATGCTTCATACTCTGCTTACCCCTGTTTTCGACCGCATGTTCGAGGAATGCTCCATCGGTTTCCGCCGAGGCCGCTCCCGGCAGCAGGCCAGACGCGTAGTCACGGCCGCGGTTCGGCAGGGATTTACCCATGTACTCGAATCCGATGTCGAGTCCTTTTTCGACTCGGTTGACTGGCAGCTTATGCTGGAACGGCTGGCCAACCTGCTGCCCCGGGCGGACCACCTTACCTATTCCCTGCTTGAGCGATTCATCAAGGCCGACCTGACCGTGAACAACCGGCCCTGCCCCAGGGACCGGGGCCTTATCCAGGGCATGGTCCTTGCCCCGCTGCTGGCCAATCTCTTTCTTGACACCTTTGACGAGAAAATGAATGCGCTCGGCTACCGGATGGTGAGGTACGGTGATGATTTCCTGGTTTTGACCAGGTCCCTGGAAGAAGGGAAAAAGGCCCGGGAGGATGCCGCGAATATTTTGAAACGCCTGGGTCTGGAACTCAAGGACGAGAAGACGGCTGTTACCGCGTTGGACGCAGGGTTTTCTTTTCTGGGCTTTGACTTCGGCCCGGAACTTGACGAGGAGTTCATCGACCGGACCGCCCTGCGCAAGACCGTGTTTATCCGCAGCATGTATGCCTTTGCCGGCATTGATTCCGGCTCCCTGATTATCAGGAAAGGCGGCCGGCTCATTACCCGGCTGCCCATGAGTCGAATCGGAGAAATCGTGATTTTCGGCAACAACACGGTCTCGGCCCGGCTTCTGCACCAGTGCAGCCGGGAAAATATTCCTGTTTCTTTCTGCCGGGCCGCGGGCCGGTATGTAAACACCCTGCGGCCAGACTCCAGGGCCTATTTCGTGATTGCGGCCCGCCACGCCCGGCGCTTCGAAACGACCCCGGCGGAACAGAGACGCGCTATCGCCGGGCGGATAGCAGCAGCCAAGCTGGCCGGCTATTCATCCTGGTTCGCCGGCCGTTACGGTTCCAGGACAAAAAGGGTATGCGCGCTGCTCCAGACCCGGATCAACTCGATTATGGAGGCAAAGACGGTGGAGACCGTTCGCGGTCTGGAAGGCGAGGCCACCGGCCGGATCTATGAGTTTCTGCGGCCCTTGTTCGTGGATACGGCCTTCCGGAGCGCCAGGCGGCTGCCCCGGGCCAAGTGCGATCCCTGGAACGTGTTGACCGATTTCACCTCTTTTCTCTTTTTCTCCAAACTGAACGTCCTTCTGCGCAGCCAGGGACTCAACCCCTATCTCGGTTTTCTCCATAGCCACAAAGACAACTACGAGTCCCTGGTCTGCGATCTGCAGGAACCATTCCGCGCCAGAATGGACCGTTTTGTGCTGAAGACCGTCAACCGCCGGGTCGTCCGGTCCGAGCATTTTGAGTTCTCCAGCCAGTACAAAACCTTTCACATGAAGTCGGAAGGGATCGGCCCGTTCCTGGAGGCCTTTGAACGGGAGATGAACGTGCGGCTTGCCGGTGATGGGGGGACCCTGAAACAACTTCTGGTCGCCCAGGTCCAGGTACTGCGCAGATGGGTGGACGGGAAGGGCAAACTCTTCTTTTACCAGCCACGATAA